A window from Zingiber officinale cultivar Zhangliang chromosome 7A, Zo_v1.1, whole genome shotgun sequence encodes these proteins:
- the LOC122001356 gene encoding LRR receptor kinase BAK1-like, translating into MVRVVWELMLPGFFWFILTFDTFSTVLSNMEGDALHYLKTNLNDPNNVLQSWDPTLVNPCTWFHVTCNNDNSVIRVDLGNAQLSGTLVPQLGQLKNLQYLELYSNNISGTIPSDLGNLTNLVSLDLYLNNFTGEIPDSLGKLTKLRFLRLNNNSLSGPIPKSLTNITALQVLDLSNNNLSGEVPSTGSFSLFTPISFANNPLLCGPGTTKACPGAPPLSPPPPFVPPMPPSSQGSSASSTGAIAGGVAAGAALLFAVPAILFAWWRRRKPPEHFFDVPAEEDPEVHLGQLKRFSLRELQVATDNFSNKNILGRGGFGKVYKGRLADGSLVAVKRLKEERTPGGELQFQTEVEMISLAVHRNLLRLRGFCMTPTERLLVYPYMANGSVASRLRERPPSEPPLEWVTRRKIALGSARGLSYLHDHCDPKIIHRDVKAANILLDEDFEAIVGDFGLAKLMDYKDTHVTTAVRGTIGHIAPEYLSTGKSSEKTDVFGYGIMLLELITGQRAFDLARLANDDDVMLLDWVKGLLKEKKLEMLVDPDLQNDYVEAEVESLIQVALLCTQGSPIERPKMLEVVRMLEGDGLAERWEEWLKVEVGRLEEMAPRLLTNEWILDSTDNLRPVELSGPR; encoded by the exons GTGATGCTTTGCACTATCTTAAAACAAACTTAAATGATCCTAATAATGTGTTACAAAGCTGGGACCCAACCCTGGTCAATCCATGTACATGGTTCCACGTTACATGCAATAATGACAATAGTGTTATCAGAGT TGATCTTGGAAATGCACAGCTatctggtactttggttcccCAACTTGGTCAATTGAAAAATCTGCAATATCT GGAGCTTTACAGTAACAACATTAGTGGTACAATTCCTAGTGACCTTGGAAACCTGACAAACTTGGTCAGCTTGGATCTCTACCTAAACAACTTCACGGGTGAAATTCCAGATTCACTAGGAAAGCTAACAAAGCTGCGATTTCT CCGGCTTAACAATAACAGCTTATCTGGTCCTATTCCCAAGTCTTTGACTAATATCACTGCCCTCCAAGTTCT GGATTTGTCAAATAACAACTTGTCCGGAGAAGTTCCATCAACAGGATCTTTCTCTCTGTTCACTCCAATCAG TTTTGCTAACAACCCTCTTCTATGTGGTCCTGGGACAACAAAGGCCTGTCCTGGTGCTCCTCCTTTATCCCCGCCACCTCCATTTGTTCCTCCAATGCCACCATCATCTCAAG GAAGTAGTGCCTCCAGCACTGGAGCAATTGCTGGGGGAGTTGCTGCTGGTGCTGCTTTGCTTTTTGCTGTCCCGGCAATATTGTTTGCATGGTGGCGTCGCCGTAAGCCACCAGAACATTTCTTTGATGTACCTG CTGAAGAAGATCCAGAAGTTCATTTGGGTCAGCTAAAGAGATTTTCTCTACGGGAATTACAAGTCGCAACTGACAACTTCAGCAACAAGAACATTCTGGGAAGAGGAGGATTTGGGAAAGTATATAAAGGGCGACTTGCAGATGGTTCACTTGTAGCAGTAAAGAGGCTAAAAGAAGAGCGAACTCCTGGTGGGGAGCTTCAGTTCCAAACTGAAGTTGAGATGATTAGCTTGGCTGTGCATCGAAACTTGCTTAGGCTAAGAGGGTTTTGTATGACTCCCACTGAAAGGTTACTTGTTTATCCTTATATGGCTAATGGAAGTGTTGCATCACGGTTAAGAG AGCGTCCTCCGTCTGAGCCACCACTTGAGTGGGTAACTCGTCGAAAGATTGCACTTGGTTCCGCAAGAGGGCTATCCTACTTGCATGATCATTGTGATCCTAAAATTATACATCGTGATGTCAAAGCCGCAAATATTTTGTTGGATGAGGACTTTGAGGCCATTGTTGGAGACTTTGGCTTGGCAAAACTAATGGACTACAAGGATACCCATGTAACAACTGCAGTTCGTGGAACTATAGGACATATAGCTCCTGAGTACCTTTCAACTGGAAAATCCTCAGAGAAGACTGATGTTTTTGGCTATGGAATCATGCTTTTGGAACTGATTACTGGGCAAAGAGCATTTGACCTTGCCCGGCTTGCAAATGATGATGATGTTATGTTACTTGATTGG GTGAAAGGACTGCTGAAAGAGAAGAAGCTGGAAATGTTGGTTGATCCTGATCTGCAGAATGACTACGTGGAGGCTGAAGTGGAGTCCCTCATACAAGTGGCTTTGCTATGCACTCAGGGATCACCTATAGAACGACCAAAAATGTTAGAGGTGGTGAGGATGCTTGAAGGTGATGGTCTTGCGGAGAGATGGGAGGAATGGCTAAAGGTTGAAGTGGGACGACTGGAGGAGATGGCTCCACGGCTTCTAACCAATGAGTGGATTTTGGACTCTACCGACAACCTTCGACCAGTTGAGTTATCAGGACCAAGATAA